The Desulfuromonas acetexigens DNA window ACATCGCTGCGTCGCAACATCTGCGCCTGCCGGTAGAGCGGCAAGTGATCGGCGTACTTGTCCGTTAAAATCGAGGCCAGCAGACTTTCATCCGCCGGACAACGAGCGATGACGCTGTCGGGCAGCGTCGCCGTCAGGATCCCCTGATCGGGGTCTTTGCGGGAGGCGTACTTGGGGCGGACATATTCGATGACAAAGAACTGCTCCGCCTTGCGGGCCAACTTGCGGGTAATCTCCTCGCCGATGCGAACCAGCGGTTCGCCCGTCTCCGCACAGATCTTCTCGTCTTCGGGCAGATCGAGAAGCCGGCGCTCGACGGGCAGATCGTCAGGATAGGAGATCGTGTCGTTGCCCCGGTTCTTAGCGGATTTGTGCCGCTGGTAGCGGATCTCCTCCGTCGCCTCGGCAGCGGGAGCCGCCACTATCTCGGCTTCGGCGAAGGGCAGACTCTGCTGCCCGAGGTCGGCCACGATCCGCTCACTTTTGGCGCCGAACAGCTGCTTCTTCAACCAGGATAACTGCTCTTGCAGCAGGGCAATCTGCGCGCTTTGCTGCTCGATCAATTGCGCCTGCCGGCGAACCAGATCCTGCAGATTATCGGTGAGTTTTGACGAGGTTAACATGCCGGAAATATAGCATGTTTGCCCCTGTTTTCGAAGCCAAAAGAGCCCACATTATAAGGAAAAACGCCGGCTTAAGCGCTTCGGAACGATCCCTTCCAAAAGCAGGACAAACTGCTGTCGGGTCAGTTCCCGGCGGCCGGGAAAGCAGTCCGGAAAGGTGCCCTGCTCCAACCGCTTGTACCAGATGGCGAAACCGTCGCCCTCCCAGGCCAGGATCTTGATCAGATTCCGGCGGCGGTTGAGGAACAGAAACAGCGAGCCGGTCAGAAGCT harbors:
- the tnpB gene encoding IS66 family insertion sequence element accessory protein TnpB (TnpB, as the term is used for proteins encoded by IS66 family insertion elements, is considered an accessory protein, since TnpC, encoded by a neighboring gene, is a DDE family transposase.), whose product is MRPTGCQPILLYDQAVDMRKSFEGLSALVEAAFPGKLLTGSLFLFLNRRRNLIKILAWEGDGFAIWYKRLEQGTFPDCFPGRRELTRQQFVLLLEGIVPKRLSRRFSL
- a CDS encoding IS66 family transposase, with the protein product MIEQQSAQIALLQEQLSWLKKQLFGAKSERIVADLGQQSLPFAEAEIVAAPAAEATEEIRYQRHKSAKNRGNDTISYPDDLPVERRLLDLPEDEKICAETGEPLVRIGEEITRKLARKAEQFFVIEYVRPKYASRKDPDQGILTATLPDSVIARCPADESLLASILTDKYADHLPLYRQAQMLRRSDV